The proteins below come from a single Chitinophaga pinensis DSM 2588 genomic window:
- a CDS encoding S9 family peptidase, translated as MRLRYFSCPGSRVLTFLVCMVAGSASAQPWKHVKWSGDGKTFYQTEDNGGIAAYSAKDGQSTQKIAPALLTPKGQSVLEIEDFSYTPDEKKWLIYTKAQKVWRYKTRGDYWVLDIASGKLVQLGKGLPASSLMFAKFSPDGQKVAYVSEHNLYVEELATHKIKALTKDGTRRLINGTFDWAYEEEFDCRDGFRWSPDSRAIAYWQIDARKIRDFLMIDNTDSLYSYTVPVEYPKAGESPSACRVGVVDITTAKTIWLQVPGDAQQHYITRMEWNPARTGLILQQLNRKQNQSILYTANPTTGKTTELYKESDSAWIDIRSRWNDELAGWDWTNGGKSFIWVSEKDGWRHLYSIDMNGKETLITPGQYDIINLLRIDEAHNLAYVLASPDNATQQYLYRVSLDGKGQPERVSPLAESGTHEYEISPTADYALHSFSNHYYQPHSELVYLPEHKDATSSRIIRDLQTSRFAIRQEFFQVTTADGVTMDGWMARPANFDSTKKYPVVFYVYGEPAAATAKDEFGAGRNFIYNGDMAADGYIYISMDNRGTPLPKGRAWRKAIYRKVGQVNMQDQAMAATELFKRHAYLDTSRVAVWGWSGGGGMTLNLLFRYPQIYKTGIAVAAVGSLFTYDNIYQERYMGLPQENREDYVKGSPVTYTKGLVGNLLYIHGTGDDNVHFQNAELLQNELIRNGKQFQFMSYPNRTHSISEGAGTFQHLSALYTNYLKEHCPPGAR; from the coding sequence ATGCGTTTACGTTATTTCAGCTGCCCTGGAAGCAGGGTACTCACTTTTTTAGTCTGTATGGTCGCAGGTAGTGCCAGTGCACAGCCATGGAAACATGTGAAATGGTCCGGCGACGGAAAGACTTTTTACCAGACGGAAGACAATGGCGGTATTGCCGCGTATAGCGCCAAAGACGGTCAGTCTACCCAGAAGATCGCTCCGGCCCTCCTGACGCCCAAAGGGCAGTCAGTACTTGAAATAGAAGATTTCTCCTATACACCGGATGAAAAAAAGTGGCTGATTTATACAAAAGCGCAGAAAGTATGGCGCTATAAAACCCGTGGCGACTACTGGGTGCTGGATATTGCCAGCGGTAAACTGGTACAACTGGGTAAAGGATTACCCGCCTCTTCCCTAATGTTTGCGAAATTTTCTCCCGATGGACAGAAAGTTGCTTACGTCAGCGAACATAATCTCTATGTAGAAGAACTCGCTACTCATAAAATCAAGGCACTGACAAAAGATGGTACCCGTCGTCTTATCAACGGTACTTTTGACTGGGCATATGAAGAGGAGTTTGACTGTCGCGATGGTTTCCGCTGGAGCCCGGACAGCCGTGCAATCGCTTACTGGCAGATTGATGCCCGTAAGATCAGGGACTTCCTGATGATCGATAATACCGATTCCCTGTATTCCTACACCGTTCCGGTAGAATATCCTAAAGCAGGTGAAAGTCCGTCTGCCTGCCGCGTAGGTGTGGTAGATATTACAACCGCCAAAACGATCTGGTTGCAGGTTCCCGGTGATGCGCAGCAGCATTATATTACCCGTATGGAGTGGAATCCTGCCCGTACCGGTCTGATATTGCAGCAGCTGAACAGAAAACAGAACCAGAGTATTCTTTATACGGCGAATCCTACTACCGGTAAAACTACAGAACTCTATAAAGAAAGCGATTCTGCCTGGATAGACATCCGTTCCCGCTGGAATGATGAACTGGCAGGATGGGACTGGACCAATGGCGGTAAATCCTTCATATGGGTCAGTGAGAAAGATGGCTGGAGACACCTCTACAGCATCGATATGAATGGTAAAGAAACCCTGATCACACCAGGTCAATATGATATTATCAACCTGCTGCGTATCGACGAAGCGCATAACCTTGCTTATGTGCTGGCGTCTCCTGACAATGCAACCCAGCAGTATCTGTATAGAGTGTCCCTGGATGGTAAAGGTCAGCCGGAAAGAGTTTCTCCGCTGGCCGAATCAGGTACGCATGAATATGAGATTTCTCCGACTGCGGACTATGCCCTGCACAGTTTCTCTAATCACTACTATCAGCCACATTCAGAACTGGTATATCTGCCGGAGCATAAAGATGCGACCAGCAGCCGTATCATCCGTGACTTACAGACTTCCCGTTTTGCAATCCGCCAGGAATTCTTCCAGGTGACTACTGCTGATGGTGTGACCATGGATGGCTGGATGGCCCGTCCGGCTAATTTCGATTCTACGAAGAAATACCCGGTGGTATTCTATGTATACGGCGAACCGGCAGCTGCTACTGCTAAAGACGAATTTGGCGCAGGACGCAATTTCATCTACAATGGCGATATGGCGGCGGACGGTTATATCTATATTTCTATGGATAACCGTGGTACACCTTTACCGAAAGGCCGTGCCTGGCGTAAAGCGATCTACCGTAAGGTGGGGCAGGTGAATATGCAGGATCAGGCGATGGCTGCAACGGAGCTCTTTAAACGTCACGCTTACCTGGACACCTCCCGCGTAGCGGTATGGGGCTGGAGTGGTGGCGGTGGTATGACGCTAAACCTGTTGTTCCGTTATCCGCAGATCTACAAAACAGGTATTGCTGTTGCAGCGGTAGGTAGTTTGTTTACTTATGATAATATTTACCAGGAGCGTTATATGGGATTACCACAGGAAAACCGCGAAGACTATGTAAAAGGTTCTCCGGTGACCTACACCAAAGGACTAGTGGGTAATTTGCTCTATATACACGGTACCGGTGATGATAACGTACATTTCCAGAATGCAGAGTTGCTGCAGAATGAACTGATCCGTAATGGCAAGCAATTCCAGTTTATGTCTTATCCTAACCGTACGCATAGTATCAGTGAAGGAGCAGGTACTTTCCAGCACCTTTCTGCATTATATACCAATTACCTGAAAGAGCATTGTCCTCCGGGAGCGAGATAA
- a CDS encoding AsmA-like C-terminal region-containing protein, translated as MQKWLRITLIVSGSLIGLLILLWLGLAWHIRHNKAQILRQISDRLNDRLHGGELLIKDMEPSLVRSFPNVSVALEGVSVKDSLWNIHHHPLVDVARIFVKINTFSLLKKQLDIKQISLEEGSIYLFTDSTGYSNTGMLKKNTKVKAEGGKGIAADITRFQLNNVNLVIDNQQKHKLFSFAIRNLRGNLRNHDSGWVCNMRTALQVASLAFNTERGSFLKDKSLQTDLEITYNRSRKLLEIPQQVLYVADQKISAGASFSFGDQPRPFTVHIIAEQIPFHLATSMLTPKITAKLDSINLDNPLDADCVIKGRMQPGDQPGVNVTWKTENNHVTTKGMELQECSFTGRFSNEWQPGEHTDENSVVSIYGLKARTYGIPVAADTIDITNLRHPTLAGYFKADFPLTDLNDAQGEDGVFKFTGGTAKAGLYYKGGITAGDTIIPYLKGQVQLKDGAMEYTPRNLQFSACNALMLFNGNDLSMENITIKTQKSSLQMEGSVRNIAILYFSAPEKLELDWQVRSTGIDLNEFKAFLGKRRQGKRTSVAANRRKISRIASQLDVMLSSCIINISVQLDKLSYGNFMAQQVKADLSMKESNVNLRQVSLTHAGGTINMSGVMTQDGINNRFKINTGIRNVHVDQLFHAFNNFGMQSLSSKNLRGILSATAAISGNILDNGKMSPQSMYGTLSFDLRQGALVHFEPLEDIGNLVFRRRNLDNITFDNVKNTLTLQGNKIIVPPMQINSSALYMDISGVYAMTKGTDMYITVPLRNPKKDEDLDKEEKKLRRKKGIILHLHAMDGEDGKVKIKLGSKKDKPEEAEL; from the coding sequence GTTTCCGGTAGCCTGATTGGCCTCCTCATATTGCTATGGCTCGGACTAGCATGGCATATCCGGCATAACAAAGCCCAGATTCTGCGTCAGATCAGCGATCGGCTGAATGACAGACTACATGGAGGAGAACTGTTGATAAAAGACATGGAACCTTCACTGGTACGCAGTTTTCCGAATGTATCGGTTGCGCTGGAAGGAGTGAGTGTTAAGGATAGCCTGTGGAATATACACCATCATCCCTTAGTAGATGTTGCACGTATCTTCGTAAAAATAAACACTTTCTCGCTACTTAAAAAACAATTGGATATCAAACAGATATCCCTGGAGGAAGGAAGCATCTATTTATTCACTGACAGCACGGGTTACAGCAATACCGGTATGCTTAAAAAGAATACAAAAGTAAAGGCAGAAGGTGGGAAAGGCATAGCTGCCGATATTACCCGTTTTCAGCTGAATAATGTCAACCTTGTGATCGATAATCAACAAAAACATAAATTATTCAGTTTTGCTATCCGGAACCTCAGAGGGAACCTCCGTAACCATGATTCCGGCTGGGTGTGTAATATGCGCACCGCCCTGCAGGTGGCCAGTCTGGCGTTTAATACCGAAAGGGGAAGTTTTCTGAAAGATAAATCCTTACAGACAGACCTGGAAATTACCTATAACAGGAGCCGGAAGCTGCTTGAAATCCCGCAACAGGTATTGTATGTAGCAGATCAGAAGATTAGCGCGGGCGCCTCTTTTTCCTTTGGCGATCAGCCGCGTCCCTTTACCGTGCACATTATTGCCGAACAGATCCCTTTTCATCTGGCTACCTCCATGCTGACGCCAAAGATCACCGCCAAACTGGATAGTATTAACCTGGACAATCCGCTGGATGCGGACTGTGTGATAAAAGGCAGGATGCAACCGGGTGATCAGCCAGGGGTGAATGTGACCTGGAAAACCGAGAATAATCATGTCACGACAAAGGGCATGGAATTACAGGAATGTAGCTTTACAGGACGTTTTTCGAATGAATGGCAACCGGGAGAACATACGGATGAGAACTCTGTGGTCAGTATCTACGGACTGAAAGCCCGTACCTATGGCATTCCGGTAGCTGCTGATACGATCGATATTACAAACCTGCGGCATCCTACACTGGCAGGTTATTTTAAGGCGGATTTTCCGCTGACGGACCTGAACGATGCCCAGGGAGAGGATGGGGTATTTAAATTTACAGGTGGTACAGCTAAAGCAGGATTGTATTACAAGGGGGGAATCACCGCCGGGGATACCATTATTCCTTATCTGAAGGGACAGGTTCAGCTGAAAGACGGGGCCATGGAATATACACCCAGGAACCTGCAATTCAGTGCCTGTAATGCCCTGATGCTCTTTAATGGCAATGACCTCTCTATGGAGAATATTACCATCAAAACGCAGAAGAGTAGTCTGCAGATGGAAGGAAGCGTCCGGAATATCGCCATACTTTACTTTTCAGCGCCGGAGAAACTGGAACTGGACTGGCAGGTGCGTAGTACAGGCATCGATCTGAATGAATTCAAGGCTTTCCTGGGCAAACGCCGGCAGGGCAAACGTACCAGTGTAGCGGCCAACAGGCGTAAGATCAGCCGTATTGCCAGTCAGCTGGATGTAATGCTCAGCTCCTGTATCATCAATATCAGCGTGCAGCTGGATAAACTCAGCTATGGGAATTTTATGGCCCAGCAGGTAAAGGCTGATCTTTCCATGAAGGAGAGTAATGTGAATCTGCGACAGGTCTCCCTGACCCATGCGGGTGGCACTATAAATATGAGCGGCGTAATGACGCAGGACGGAATCAATAACCGATTTAAGATCAATACGGGCATCCGGAACGTACATGTGGATCAGCTGTTTCATGCTTTTAACAATTTTGGAATGCAGTCGCTGAGTTCGAAAAATCTCAGGGGGATTTTGTCCGCTACAGCTGCTATCAGCGGTAATATCCTGGATAACGGGAAAATGTCGCCACAATCTATGTACGGCACATTGTCCTTTGACCTGCGACAGGGTGCACTGGTGCATTTTGAGCCGCTGGAAGATATCGGCAACCTGGTGTTCCGTCGCCGGAACCTGGATAATATCACTTTCGATAATGTTAAAAATACACTGACGCTCCAGGGAAACAAGATCATTGTGCCGCCCATGCAGATCAATTCCAGCGCCCTTTATATGGACATTTCGGGTGTATATGCCATGACCAAAGGAACAGACATGTATATCACGGTACCTTTGAGGAATCCGAAAAAGGATGAAGACCTGGATAAGGAGGAAAAAAAGCTGCGGAGGAAAAAAGGGATTATCCTGCATTTACATGCTATGGACGGGGAAGATGGGAAGGTAAAAATCAAATTAGGGAGTAAAAAGGACAAACCGGAAGAGGCAGAATTGTAA
- a CDS encoding VIT1/CCC1 transporter family protein → MSKEQKAIRSSGWKTDFLIGFPEGLLLLLFTTFLSQGLPITVQLFYTINTCIWVAGSLLVMITAFQASRGDTQHDESTLSPEEREKLEKLNISEPIIRNIADEMQKDAQQWEQTLRDEHVEERHFSFATALRSGLLTGIFFLIGGLLPFISYLRNENFAMAASGSVMITFLAMTVFSFIKSRLTSQSPIPIILRNLAYTGAVWLGAYVMLTIFR, encoded by the coding sequence ATGTCCAAAGAGCAGAAAGCCATCCGTAGCAGCGGTTGGAAAACAGACTTCCTGATAGGATTTCCTGAAGGATTGTTATTGCTGTTGTTTACCACCTTCCTCTCACAGGGATTACCAATAACAGTACAACTATTCTATACCATCAATACCTGCATATGGGTAGCGGGCAGCCTCCTGGTGATGATCACCGCCTTCCAGGCAAGCCGGGGCGATACGCAACATGACGAAAGCACACTCTCTCCGGAAGAAAGAGAAAAACTGGAAAAACTTAATATCAGTGAGCCTATCATCCGGAATATCGCAGATGAAATGCAAAAAGACGCCCAACAGTGGGAACAAACCCTGCGGGACGAACACGTCGAGGAACGTCATTTCAGTTTCGCGACAGCCCTTCGCAGCGGTCTCTTAACCGGCATCTTCTTCCTCATAGGCGGTCTGCTCCCCTTCATCTCCTATCTGCGGAACGAGAACTTCGCAATGGCAGCTTCCGGTAGTGTCATGATCACCTTCCTGGCCATGACAGTTTTCAGTTTTATCAAATCACGCCTGACCAGTCAGTCGCCCATCCCGATCATTCTGCGTAATCTGGCATATACAGGAGCGGTTTGGCTGGGGGCGTATGTGATGCTGACGATATTTAGATGA
- a CDS encoding YihY/virulence factor BrkB family protein — MSREYFKSIIRTLRVSFQVLQNNDPLRLAGATAFFASFALPPILLILLQVFGLLFDRRSIGRQLIGRLGELVGKDSAQQVVITLRGFRGLAQTWPIAIILFVFLLFVATTLLKVIRSSLNQVWMIRIAVRESFLDSLLGRLRSLIVIGAAGLLFLASVLGESAHAFLGNYVNELFPSAAFIFSGVFTQLVSLLIVTCWFAVLFRYLPDARPTWKVAFSGALLTGVLFSIGKLVLRRLLYGGNIGILYGASASAVLLMLFIFYSAIIFYYGAAFTKVWSEFKHRPMQPLRHATFYELADVEAR, encoded by the coding sequence ATGTCCAGAGAGTATTTCAAGAGCATTATACGCACACTGCGTGTTTCATTTCAGGTACTACAAAATAATGACCCGTTGCGACTGGCGGGAGCGACTGCTTTTTTCGCCAGTTTCGCGCTACCACCGATTCTGCTGATCTTATTGCAGGTATTTGGTTTGCTTTTCGACCGCCGGTCTATTGGCCGGCAGCTTATCGGGCGCTTGGGAGAACTGGTCGGTAAGGACAGCGCCCAACAGGTAGTGATCACGCTCAGAGGTTTCCGCGGGCTGGCACAAACCTGGCCCATAGCCATTATATTATTCGTCTTTCTCTTATTCGTAGCAACCACTTTGTTGAAAGTGATCCGGAGTTCCCTCAACCAGGTATGGATGATACGTATAGCTGTCAGGGAAAGTTTCCTGGATTCGCTGCTTGGAAGATTACGCTCACTGATCGTTATCGGTGCTGCCGGTTTGTTGTTCCTGGCCAGCGTCCTGGGTGAAAGTGCGCATGCCTTTCTGGGTAATTATGTCAATGAATTATTTCCCAGCGCTGCTTTTATATTCAGCGGGGTATTTACACAGCTGGTCTCCCTGTTGATCGTTACCTGCTGGTTTGCGGTACTGTTCCGTTATCTGCCGGATGCCCGGCCGACATGGAAAGTCGCTTTCTCGGGAGCGCTGCTCACGGGAGTACTTTTTAGTATCGGTAAATTGGTATTACGCCGTTTACTGTATGGGGGTAATATCGGAATCCTGTATGGGGCTTCAGCCTCCGCTGTGCTGTTGATGCTGTTTATCTTCTATAGTGCTATTATCTTCTATTACGGCGCTGCATTTACTAAAGTCTGGAGCGAGTTTAAACATCGTCCGATGCAGCCACTGCGTCATGCCACGTTCTATGAACTGGCCGATGTGGAAGCCCGCTGA